From Sphingopyxis sp. USTB-05, the proteins below share one genomic window:
- the cphA gene encoding cyanophycin synthetase has product MSSAQLRVLERSVYNGPNLYSRRPMIRIRVDLGILDDYPSDRLPGFDNALQSLLPGLVDHGCSYGAPGGFLRRLADGTRLGHIIEHVAIELQTSAGAAVTRGKTRRVRGKPGQYDILYCYADAPSGLAAGRAAIELVNALLPTAMQGAEGLDRISPELDGRATDTDTRVSALRAIVRKNGLGPSTAALVAEARRRHIPVLRLDKASLIQLGTGHRQRRIRASVTGATSLIGAELAANKQAAKEMLASIGIPVPRGELVRTVSEAERAAAKLGWPVVVKPLDGNQGRGVTTSVADDGTLCDAFERAQAIAPRVIVEQQLVGADHRILVVGTAMVAVAERVAAHVAGDGRNSIADLIEAVNNDPRRGVGHEAVLTRIRIDAALEAFLAEANFTLASVPKAGEIVTLRGAANLSTGGSAIDRTDVIHPENAAIAIDAAAALGLDVAGIDMIVPDIAQSVRASGGGIVEVNAAPGLRMHLAPSEGTPRDVARPIIASLFPKGQKSRIPIFAVTGTNGKTTTVRMLARILEHHGLTTGFTCTSGVYVGETRSAGGDASGPKSARMLLRHPRVEAAVLETARGGMLREGLAFDACDVGAVLNVTPDHLGLKGVETLADLGRVKAIVARNVKKSGACVLNGADPLTVRMARRARGRIVWFTGGAVADALAPIQAHLDSGGLAVSGERGTLMLHRGSESMPIIPIANIPVTLNGAARFNVENAAAAAAMAAAYGIAPGMIASGLASFRPSFEDSPGRLSLAEAHGVRIVVDYAHNRAALTALAELLGSMRGDSDARVIGMIGIPGDRRDCDLVDIGALSGGMFDVLMLRENVDLRGRPPGEANALMRKGALAAGLHAAAIGMHDGEYDAASACLAAARPGDIVVLTPTDVDGIWRIVEAWAAGAGPEDARLLEAAHG; this is encoded by the coding sequence TTGAGTTCCGCCCAGCTGCGCGTGCTCGAACGCTCGGTCTATAACGGCCCCAACCTCTACAGCCGGCGTCCGATGATCCGGATCCGCGTCGATCTCGGGATCCTCGACGATTATCCGAGCGACCGCCTCCCGGGTTTCGACAATGCCCTGCAATCGCTACTTCCCGGCCTCGTGGACCATGGCTGCAGCTATGGCGCGCCTGGCGGCTTTCTCCGCCGGCTCGCCGACGGAACCCGCCTCGGCCATATCATCGAACATGTGGCGATCGAGCTGCAGACCAGCGCCGGGGCCGCGGTCACGAGGGGCAAGACGCGCAGGGTGCGCGGCAAGCCGGGCCAATATGATATTCTCTACTGCTACGCCGATGCGCCGAGCGGCTTAGCCGCCGGGCGGGCAGCCATCGAACTCGTGAACGCGCTGCTTCCGACTGCGATGCAGGGTGCCGAAGGGCTCGATCGTATCTCCCCGGAGCTCGACGGCAGAGCGACCGATACAGACACGAGGGTGAGCGCGCTTCGAGCGATCGTCCGCAAGAACGGGCTCGGCCCCAGCACCGCGGCGCTTGTCGCCGAAGCGCGGCGCCGGCATATCCCCGTCCTGCGGCTCGACAAGGCAAGCCTCATCCAGCTCGGCACCGGCCACCGCCAGCGCCGCATTCGGGCGAGCGTGACCGGCGCGACATCGCTGATCGGCGCCGAACTCGCCGCGAACAAGCAGGCGGCGAAAGAGATGCTCGCGAGCATCGGTATCCCCGTACCGCGCGGCGAACTCGTGCGGACGGTGTCGGAGGCGGAACGCGCTGCCGCGAAGCTCGGCTGGCCGGTCGTTGTAAAACCGCTCGACGGCAATCAGGGCCGCGGTGTCACCACGAGCGTCGCCGACGATGGAACTCTTTGCGACGCCTTCGAGCGAGCGCAAGCCATCGCACCGCGTGTCATCGTCGAGCAGCAGCTCGTCGGAGCCGATCACCGCATTCTCGTCGTCGGCACAGCCATGGTCGCGGTCGCCGAGCGCGTCGCCGCGCATGTGGCCGGCGATGGCAGGAACAGCATCGCGGATCTGATCGAGGCGGTTAACAACGATCCACGCCGCGGTGTCGGGCATGAGGCCGTTCTCACCCGGATCCGCATCGACGCCGCGCTCGAGGCCTTTCTCGCCGAGGCGAACTTCACTCTCGCGAGCGTGCCCAAGGCAGGCGAGATCGTGACGCTCCGCGGCGCCGCCAACCTCTCGACCGGCGGGAGCGCGATCGACCGGACCGATGTCATTCATCCCGAAAATGCGGCGATCGCGATCGACGCCGCCGCCGCGCTCGGACTCGACGTCGCCGGCATCGACATGATCGTCCCCGATATCGCGCAAAGCGTCCGTGCGTCGGGGGGCGGCATCGTCGAAGTCAATGCCGCACCCGGGCTTCGCATGCATCTTGCTCCATCGGAAGGGACGCCGCGCGACGTTGCGCGGCCGATCATCGCCTCGCTCTTTCCGAAAGGCCAAAAGAGCCGTATCCCCATCTTCGCGGTGACCGGAACGAACGGCAAGACGACGACGGTGCGCATGCTCGCGCGAATCCTCGAACACCATGGCCTCACGACCGGCTTCACCTGTACCTCGGGCGTCTATGTCGGCGAGACCCGCAGCGCCGGGGGCGACGCGAGCGGTCCCAAGAGCGCGCGCATGCTGCTGCGCCACCCCCGCGTCGAAGCGGCGGTTCTCGAGACCGCGCGCGGCGGGATGTTGCGCGAGGGGCTCGCCTTCGACGCGTGCGACGTGGGGGCAGTCCTCAACGTCACGCCCGACCATCTCGGCCTCAAGGGCGTCGAGACGCTCGCCGACCTGGGGCGCGTCAAAGCGATCGTTGCCCGCAACGTCAAAAAGAGCGGCGCCTGCGTTCTCAACGGCGCCGACCCGCTCACCGTGCGGATGGCACGCCGAGCCCGCGGACGGATCGTCTGGTTCACCGGCGGAGCGGTAGCGGACGCGTTGGCACCGATCCAAGCGCATCTCGATAGTGGCGGACTGGCGGTAAGCGGCGAGCGCGGAACGCTCATGCTGCACCGGGGCAGCGAATCCATGCCGATCATTCCTATCGCGAATATTCCGGTGACGCTGAACGGCGCAGCCCGGTTCAATGTCGAGAATGCCGCCGCGGCCGCGGCGATGGCCGCCGCCTACGGGATTGCTCCGGGTATGATCGCCTCGGGCCTCGCATCCTTTCGCCCGAGCTTCGAGGATTCGCCTGGGCGTCTCAGCCTTGCCGAGGCGCACGGGGTGCGGATCGTCGTCGATTATGCCCATAACCGCGCCGCGCTCACCGCGCTCGCCGAGTTGCTCGGCTCGATGCGCGGCGACAGCGATGCCCGTGTGATCGGAATGATCGGCATTCCGGGGGACCGGCGCGATTGCGATCTCGTCGATATCGGCGCTCTCTCGGGCGGGATGTTCGATGTCCTGATGCTGCGCGAGAATGTCGACCTCAGGGGACGCCCACCCGGCGAAGCCAATGCCTTGATGCGCAAGGGCGCCCTCGCCGCGGGGCTCCATGCGGCCGCGATCGGCATGCACGATGGTGAGTATGACGCTGCCTCGGCTTGCCTTGCGGCCGCGCGCCCCGGCGATATCGTGGTGCTCACGCCGACCGACGTCGACGGAATATGGAGGATCGTCGAAGCCTGGGCGGCGGGCGCCGGTCCTGAGGACGCCCGGTTGCTGGAGGCGGCGCATGGCTGA
- a CDS encoding isoaspartyl peptidase/L-asparaginase family protein has protein sequence MADGRWAIAVHGGACRIPPALQAPRREGCAAALEAGRMILERGGSALEAVKTAVCLLEDDPLFNAGRGSVANADGEVEMDAGIMDGATLDVGAVACVRLLYNPVEAAHAMLRKPPVLLVGAGAEAFARSSGIAESMEAMRPATAGESDHDTVGCVARDRAGHVAAATSTGGLAGTLAGRVGDAPLPGCGFYAEDGIGAVSLSGDGEAIARTLLAARVMRTLETTGASAAVTTIFEPMARLRAEAGVILLDRDGAIGIAHNSPHFAAAYAREGMPAVSDIVWKDHHAH, from the coding sequence ATGGCTGACGGTCGTTGGGCGATCGCGGTCCACGGCGGAGCGTGCCGGATCCCGCCAGCGCTGCAGGCACCGCGCCGCGAGGGGTGCGCGGCAGCCTTGGAAGCCGGCAGGATGATATTGGAGCGCGGCGGCAGCGCGCTCGAGGCGGTCAAGACCGCGGTCTGCCTGCTCGAGGATGATCCGCTGTTCAACGCGGGCCGGGGATCGGTGGCGAATGCCGACGGCGAGGTCGAGATGGACGCGGGTATCATGGATGGCGCCACGCTCGACGTCGGGGCGGTCGCTTGCGTGCGGCTCCTCTACAATCCCGTCGAAGCGGCGCATGCCATGCTTAGGAAGCCGCCCGTGCTCCTCGTCGGTGCCGGCGCCGAGGCGTTCGCACGATCGAGCGGTATCGCGGAATCCATGGAAGCCATGCGCCCGGCGACAGCGGGCGAGAGCGACCATGATACGGTCGGCTGCGTTGCGCGCGACCGGGCGGGACATGTTGCCGCGGCGACATCGACCGGCGGACTGGCGGGCACGCTCGCCGGGCGCGTCGGCGACGCACCGCTTCCCGGCTGCGGCTTCTATGCCGAGGACGGCATCGGCGCGGTGTCGCTTTCGGGTGACGGTGAGGCGATCGCACGGACGCTGCTTGCCGCGCGCGTGATGCGCACGCTCGAGACAACGGGCGCCAGCGCGGCGGTTACAACGATTTTCGAGCCGATGGCGCGCCTCCGAGCCGAGGCGGGCGTCATCCTTCTCGACCGCGACGGCGCGATCGGCATCGCGCACAACAGTCCGCATTTCGCCGCCGCCTACGCCCGCGAGGGAATGCCCGCGGTTTCCGACATCGTCTGGAAGGATCACCATGCCCATTAA
- a CDS encoding cyanophycinase, which translates to MPINRGPLFVIGGHEDKDGSRKILGAIAAELGQGTLVIATIASAKRDGYFEAYCEGFAPLGIGRLVELYLDDRDQARDPARARMIDQAKGIFFTGGDQSRLMSLTGDTPIEVAIHALHDRGGLIAGTSAGASAQGETMLVGGRGEETPRIDDIELAPGLGLIPDCIIDQHFAERGRIGRLLGAVSRRPDCLGIGIDEDTALRVEAGTAQVIGSGGVTIVDASRASHSTAAGASSGGIVSLHGATLHALRDGESFDLAPRRPAK; encoded by the coding sequence ATGCCCATTAATCGCGGCCCCCTTTTCGTGATCGGCGGCCATGAAGACAAGGATGGCAGCCGCAAGATACTCGGTGCCATCGCTGCTGAGTTGGGCCAAGGCACGCTCGTCATTGCCACTATCGCCAGCGCGAAGCGCGATGGATATTTCGAGGCCTATTGCGAGGGCTTTGCGCCGCTTGGGATCGGCCGGCTCGTCGAGCTTTACCTCGACGATCGGGATCAAGCACGGGATCCCGCGCGTGCACGGATGATCGACCAGGCCAAAGGTATCTTCTTCACCGGCGGCGACCAGTCGCGCCTCATGAGCCTGACCGGAGATACGCCGATTGAGGTGGCCATTCACGCGCTCCACGATCGCGGGGGACTAATCGCGGGAACGTCGGCGGGAGCCTCGGCGCAGGGCGAAACGATGCTCGTCGGCGGACGCGGTGAAGAGACGCCGCGCATCGACGATATCGAACTGGCGCCGGGGCTTGGCCTCATCCCCGATTGCATCATCGACCAGCATTTCGCGGAGCGCGGGCGCATCGGGCGGCTTCTCGGCGCGGTCAGCCGTCGTCCCGACTGTCTCGGAATCGGGATCGACGAGGACACCGCGCTCCGGGTCGAGGCCGGCACCGCGCAGGTGATCGGAAGCGGCGGCGTCACGATCGTCGACGCGTCGCGGGCGAGCCATTCCACTGCGGCGGGCGCGTCGTCCGGCGGCATCGTGTCGCTTCATGGCGCGACGCTTCACGCGCTTCGCGATGGGGAGAGTTTCGACTTGGCGCCGCGCCGCCCGGCAAAATAG
- the gntA gene encoding guanitoxin biosynthesis heme-dependent pre-guanitoxin N-hydroxylase GntA, which produces MLPPTDDSSHPLAQRFRDFIRATDFPCVGAKSALARSQIRFVVGRDMRSAWDDLRIYPNLLDLAWSYARSPSLFHSLVVIFEEDGGLDEQAFETCLWERIDSLSRKDDWAGQPPDPRVSHSPDDPHFSLSFGGEAFFVVGLHPQASRPARRFERPALVFNLHDQFEKLRENDVYETMRSKIIARDVALAGNANPMLARHGDVSEARQYSGRAVGPDWRCPFSGRNAAP; this is translated from the coding sequence ATGCTACCGCCAACCGACGACAGCTCCCATCCTCTGGCTCAACGCTTCCGGGACTTCATCCGCGCCACGGATTTTCCCTGTGTCGGAGCGAAGTCCGCGCTTGCGCGAAGCCAGATCCGCTTCGTCGTCGGCCGCGACATGCGCTCGGCTTGGGACGATTTGCGCATCTACCCCAATCTCCTCGATCTCGCCTGGAGTTATGCGCGCTCGCCGAGCCTATTCCATTCGCTCGTGGTGATCTTCGAGGAGGATGGTGGGCTCGACGAGCAAGCGTTCGAGACATGCCTGTGGGAGCGTATCGACTCGCTGAGCCGGAAGGACGACTGGGCGGGCCAGCCGCCCGATCCGCGCGTCAGCCACAGCCCTGATGACCCGCACTTCTCGCTCAGCTTCGGCGGCGAGGCCTTTTTCGTCGTCGGTCTCCACCCCCAAGCAAGCCGTCCCGCTCGCCGCTTCGAACGCCCCGCGCTGGTGTTCAATCTCCACGACCAGTTCGAGAAGCTCCGCGAGAACGACGTCTATGAGACGATGCGCAGCAAGATCATCGCACGCGACGTCGCCCTCGCCGGCAATGCGAACCCCATGCTTGCCCGTCACGGCGATGTGTCGGAGGCACGGCAATATTCGGGGCGGGCTGTCGGACCCGATTGGCGGTGTCCCTTCTCCGGACGTAACGCGGCGCCCTGA
- a CDS encoding RNA polymerase sigma factor, with the protein MDFEDDPSNRRALSSGDPLPPGDWESAGAAGRAEAIYAAERPYVTAIFRRSVPPHEVPDLVQETFRRLFSAKGTGTGLLQASRAYVATAARAILKNRARSGVRNQTHAHHSFEDHDVAGPDPHAALEHRDTLRRVEDAIARLNPTTRDVFLMQTFDDLSYSEIARIKGISEKAVENHLVKARMAIRKARDTQS; encoded by the coding sequence ATGGATTTCGAAGACGACCCCTCAAATCGGCGCGCGCTGTCGTCGGGCGATCCGCTGCCGCCGGGCGATTGGGAAAGCGCTGGCGCGGCTGGTCGCGCGGAAGCGATCTATGCGGCCGAACGGCCTTATGTGACTGCGATCTTCCGGCGCAGCGTACCGCCGCACGAGGTGCCCGACCTCGTGCAGGAGACATTCCGCCGCCTCTTCAGCGCAAAGGGAACGGGAACAGGGCTCCTCCAGGCGTCGCGGGCCTATGTCGCGACTGCCGCACGAGCGATCCTCAAGAACCGGGCTCGTTCCGGGGTTCGCAACCAGACCCACGCCCACCATAGTTTCGAGGACCATGACGTCGCGGGTCCCGATCCCCATGCCGCGCTCGAACACCGCGACACGCTGCGCCGCGTCGAGGACGCCATCGCAAGGCTGAATCCAACCACTCGGGATGTATTCCTGATGCAAACTTTCGACGATCTCAGCTATTCCGAGATCGCACGAATCAAAGGCATAAGCGAAAAAGCCGTGGAAAATCATCTCGTCAAAGCCCGGATGGCCATTCGCAAGGCGCGAGACACGCAATCGTGA
- a CDS encoding FecR domain-containing protein — protein MRSVEREAAEWAVRMRGTPSEADREAFEQWYAKPGNAEAFAMSEDDVAVARTASRARIDAKARTERRSTGGFRWAVATIAAVGIALGFAWHMARQSDTPQIAAGPMLPGQLRLADGSTVTLMDGAWAEPQFSETERRIRLHGGRARFDVAHDSARPFIVVAGISETKALGTVFEVDARSNAPKVKLVRGSVEVRLGGTAKTVRLVPGESAEVSESGPRLIPAMTSPLPTAEPTTMLAADGLPLGAVIEAANKVNSRPIRLADPALTSLPVTGRFDVTNSASLARKLAAALGLQATDGSDAITLSKK, from the coding sequence GTGAGGTCCGTCGAGCGCGAAGCGGCCGAATGGGCCGTGCGGATGCGCGGAACACCGTCCGAGGCCGACCGCGAGGCCTTCGAGCAATGGTATGCGAAGCCCGGCAATGCCGAGGCCTTTGCTATGTCCGAGGATGATGTCGCGGTGGCTCGTACGGCATCGCGCGCCCGTATCGATGCGAAGGCGCGGACCGAACGCAGATCGACCGGCGGTTTCCGCTGGGCCGTCGCGACGATCGCCGCGGTCGGCATCGCCCTCGGCTTCGCCTGGCACATGGCGCGGCAAAGCGACACGCCCCAGATAGCAGCTGGTCCCATGCTGCCCGGCCAGCTTCGTCTCGCCGATGGCTCCACCGTGACCCTGATGGACGGTGCCTGGGCCGAGCCGCAATTCTCCGAGACCGAGCGCCGGATCCGCTTGCACGGCGGCCGCGCACGCTTCGATGTTGCGCACGACAGCGCCCGCCCTTTCATCGTCGTCGCCGGCATCTCCGAGACGAAAGCCCTCGGCACGGTGTTCGAGGTCGACGCGCGTTCGAACGCCCCCAAGGTCAAACTCGTGCGCGGCTCGGTGGAGGTTCGCCTCGGCGGAACGGCAAAGACTGTCCGCCTCGTCCCCGGCGAGAGTGCCGAAGTCTCGGAAAGCGGTCCACGCCTCATCCCGGCGATGACAAGTCCGCTCCCGACAGCGGAACCGACGACGATGCTGGCGGCCGACGGACTTCCGCTCGGCGCGGTGATCGAAGCGGCGAATAAAGTGAACTCGAGACCGATCCGCCTCGCCGATCCCGCCCTGACCTCGCTCCCGGTGACAGGCCGTTTTGATGTAACCAACAGCGCAAGCCTTGCCCGCAAGCTCGCCGCGGCATTGGGACTCCAAGCGACCGACGGATCGGACGCGATCACGCTCAGCAAAAAATAA
- a CDS encoding TonB-dependent receptor — translation MKYKFLAAMLSVSTAAIAIQVPAAHAQSTLTQQSYNIAAQDLGAALQRYSQISGREVIASTSLVEGKRSARVQGRLNPDTALSRLLAGTGLNVELVEGAWVLRSGNDSAEETGSTDGGGEAILVTGSRIRGAGPTGSPVVTIDREAIEKSGYGTVQQMLQSLPQAFGGGSNETTTGATTRNGTGNDATLGSSINLRGLGTNSTLVLIDGARPALGGVGGLFADISLIPTTAVERIEVLTDGASAIYGADAVAGVINLRLRNRFEGAETILRAGTADGDMTEVQFSQLLGKKWSGGHLVLAYQYSDRGALAAAERDFAREDLRPFGGPDYRSIYASPGTIRAANGQLFGIPTGQNGRNLTAAQLLPGVQNRRDNRAETDLLPRQRVHSLYAAGEFEINDGLTFRASILGAQRKYRKESNVTALRTARVPVTNPFYVDPIGTRQPVQVTYNFVNDVGPQINEGRVRALSTSAGLEQTIGEWRIQLGGAYGVQKGKARTRNQVNSARLAVALADTNPATAFNVFGDGTANNPATSAYIRGGVETIDDFKTWSAALRADGPIFRLPAGDVRLAAGAEYRREAYDYYRILDTSTLTPSAGFYPGFPGPRHVKSIYAELLVPIFGRDNAMPGFHKLDLTLAGRVEDYNQFGRTENPKVSARWEPVEGIALRGSYGTSFRAPQFDELIGPALSLYTTATVPDPRSPTGTSNVLALFGYAPNIQPEQATTWTAGVDIAPPSMPGFRAALTYFDVDYRDRIGTLTEDYLRFLTNRDVFGGVVTDNPSLDLVQFYYNQPTFTNPINIAPGQVVAILDGQTRNLAREHQKGIDFDIGYAPEFAGGTLDVGVSGTQIFSIIKQLSPGSASSDFVGLYASPVKWRMRGRLGWSRDGFAVSTFVNYTDGYRNQVVVPNERVSSWTTVDLTLSQRIGGNADDATGRGLQLGLAIQNLFDRDPPYVHNKSQTSALGYDPEKASPLGRMISVQAVIRW, via the coding sequence ATGAAGTACAAGTTTCTGGCGGCGATGCTCTCGGTGAGCACCGCGGCAATCGCGATTCAGGTTCCGGCCGCGCACGCGCAGTCAACGTTGACTCAGCAGAGCTACAACATTGCCGCGCAGGATCTCGGCGCGGCACTGCAACGCTACTCGCAGATTTCGGGCCGCGAAGTGATCGCCTCGACGAGCCTCGTGGAAGGGAAACGGAGTGCCCGTGTTCAGGGTCGCCTGAACCCCGATACCGCCCTCTCGCGTCTACTTGCCGGTACCGGCCTCAATGTCGAACTGGTCGAAGGGGCCTGGGTGCTTCGCTCGGGAAACGATTCTGCCGAGGAAACTGGATCGACTGACGGCGGCGGCGAAGCGATCCTCGTCACGGGCTCGCGCATCCGCGGGGCAGGCCCGACAGGTTCGCCGGTGGTGACGATCGACCGCGAGGCCATCGAGAAGAGCGGTTACGGTACCGTCCAGCAAATGCTCCAGTCGCTGCCGCAGGCCTTTGGTGGCGGTTCGAACGAAACCACCACCGGCGCGACGACGCGCAACGGCACCGGCAACGACGCAACACTCGGTTCGAGCATCAACCTGCGTGGCCTCGGCACCAACTCTACCCTCGTCCTGATCGACGGCGCGCGCCCGGCGCTCGGCGGCGTCGGCGGCCTCTTCGCCGACATCTCGCTCATCCCGACGACCGCCGTCGAGAGAATAGAAGTGCTGACAGACGGCGCTTCGGCCATCTACGGCGCCGATGCGGTTGCCGGCGTCATCAATCTCCGTCTCCGCAACCGCTTCGAGGGGGCCGAGACGATCCTGCGCGCCGGCACGGCGGACGGCGACATGACCGAAGTCCAGTTCAGCCAGCTTCTCGGAAAGAAGTGGAGCGGCGGACATCTCGTCCTCGCCTATCAATATTCGGATCGCGGCGCACTCGCGGCAGCCGAACGCGATTTCGCGCGCGAGGATCTCCGCCCCTTCGGCGGCCCCGACTATCGCTCGATCTATGCCAGTCCCGGCACGATCCGCGCCGCGAATGGCCAGCTCTTCGGCATTCCCACCGGACAGAATGGCCGCAATCTGACCGCCGCGCAGCTTCTCCCCGGCGTCCAGAACCGCCGCGACAATCGCGCCGAGACGGACCTCCTGCCGCGCCAGCGCGTGCATAGCCTTTATGCTGCGGGCGAGTTCGAGATCAACGACGGGCTGACCTTCCGTGCCTCGATCCTCGGGGCGCAGCGCAAATATCGCAAGGAAAGCAATGTCACCGCGCTGCGCACGGCGCGCGTTCCGGTGACGAACCCCTTCTATGTCGATCCGATCGGCACCCGCCAGCCCGTGCAGGTCACCTATAATTTCGTGAACGACGTCGGGCCGCAGATCAACGAAGGCCGCGTGCGGGCACTGTCGACCTCGGCAGGCCTCGAACAGACGATCGGCGAATGGCGGATCCAGCTTGGCGGAGCCTATGGCGTCCAGAAGGGCAAGGCTCGGACGCGCAACCAGGTCAACAGCGCCCGCCTCGCGGTCGCGCTCGCCGACACCAATCCCGCAACCGCGTTCAACGTCTTCGGCGACGGGACTGCGAACAATCCTGCGACAAGCGCCTATATCCGAGGCGGCGTCGAGACGATCGACGACTTCAAGACATGGTCCGCCGCGCTGCGCGCCGATGGTCCGATCTTCCGCTTACCCGCAGGGGACGTCCGACTCGCGGCAGGCGCCGAGTATCGCCGCGAGGCCTATGACTATTATCGTATCCTCGACACGAGCACGCTCACGCCCTCGGCGGGATTCTATCCGGGCTTTCCGGGGCCGCGCCACGTCAAATCGATCTACGCCGAGCTGCTGGTGCCCATCTTCGGCCGCGACAATGCAATGCCGGGCTTCCACAAGCTCGACCTGACGCTTGCGGGCCGCGTCGAGGACTACAACCAGTTCGGGCGCACCGAGAATCCGAAGGTCAGCGCACGCTGGGAGCCCGTCGAGGGCATCGCGCTGCGCGGTTCCTACGGTACATCGTTCCGCGCCCCGCAGTTCGACGAGCTGATCGGCCCGGCGCTTTCGCTCTACACGACGGCGACCGTCCCCGACCCGCGCTCGCCCACCGGCACGTCGAATGTTCTCGCTCTGTTCGGCTATGCGCCGAACATCCAGCCCGAGCAGGCGACGACATGGACGGCGGGCGTGGACATCGCGCCGCCTTCGATGCCGGGCTTCCGGGCAGCGCTCACCTATTTCGATGTCGATTACCGCGATCGAATCGGGACGCTCACCGAGGATTATCTTCGCTTCCTCACCAACCGCGACGTGTTCGGCGGGGTGGTGACAGACAATCCGTCCCTCGACCTTGTGCAATTCTACTATAATCAGCCGACCTTCACGAACCCGATCAATATCGCGCCGGGACAAGTCGTCGCGATCCTCGACGGGCAGACGCGCAACCTCGCGCGCGAGCATCAGAAGGGCATCGACTTCGACATCGGCTACGCGCCCGAGTTCGCAGGCGGAACGCTCGACGTCGGGGTCAGCGGCACCCAAATCTTCTCGATCATCAAGCAGCTTTCACCGGGATCGGCGAGCAGCGACTTCGTCGGCCTCTACGCAAGCCCGGTCAAATGGCGCATGCGCGGACGACTCGGCTGGTCGAGGGATGGCTTCGCGGTCAGCACGTTCGTCAACTACACCGATGGCTATCGCAACCAGGTCGTCGTTCCAAATGAGCGGGTGTCGTCGTGGACGACCGTCGACCTCACCCTGTCGCAGCGGATCGGCGGCAATGCCGACGATGCCACTGGGCGCGGCTTGCAGCTCGGCCTCGCGATCCAGAATTTGTTCGATCGCGACCCGCCCTATGTCCACAACAAGAGCCAGACCTCGGCGCTCGGCTACGATCCCGAGAAGGCCAGCCCGCTTGGCCGCATGATCTCGGTCCAGGCCGTCATCCGGTGGTAA